The sequence AATTTTCTTTATTCCTAAAAGTTTTGGTGCACTCAGAGCAactaaagggtttctctcctgtatgaACACGCATATGATGGGTAAGATATTTTTGACGACTAAAAgctttaccacactcagagcagctgaagggtttcccTACCATGTGGATTCTCTCATGTTGCCTCAGATGTCCTTTAAAATTGAAATCTTTACCACACACAGAGCAACTGAAAGGTGTATCACCTGTGTGTATGAACATATGCTGGGTCATGTTTTCCTTGCGGGTAAATCCTTTTCCACACACAGAGCAACTGAAAGGCTTGTCACCTGTGTGAGTTCTCAAGTGAACTTTCAGAGTACgtttaaattgaaattttttaccacactcaggGCAGCCAAAgtttttctctcctgtgtgagtcTTCAAATGATCTGTCAGATTACTTTTATGGCTGTAACTTTTGCCACACTCAGGGCAGccaaagggtttctctcctgtgtgagttCTCAAGTGGGCAGTTAGATTGCTGTTATCTCTAaaacttttgccacattcagggcagctgaagggtttctctcctgtgtgaattctcatgtgacCTGTCAGATGACTTGGATATCTGAATCCCTTGCCACATTCAGGGCAGCACTTCACATTGTTACAGTCTTCAGCCTCAGGTTCAGAAGATTCTTCAATCATGACCTCAATCTCTGGATGTTTCTCTAGATCTGAGCCCCATGCCCCCTCTGATTTTTCacattcctctccatcagctcctgtttcCATCTGTTCAATTTTTAGTCCATGAAGCTGCAAAGACTGAGGTTTCTCGTCATCATCTTCGGTCTTCAAAGGAACAGGAGGGAACAGGAACCTGACATCAGCCTCCGCCTGTCCTTGAAGCTGCTCTCTGTCCTCCCCGACCACCTGCTTCTCCTGTTCCTGTTTCAGGTGAGAGGGCTTGGTGTCCTGATCCAGGCTGGAGCTCCACTCCAGATGCTCAGGAGGATCTTCTTTACTCACAGAAAGCTTCCGGTCATCAGAAGGGAGTGCTGAAATACAGGGAAAAACAGTAAGAGAAGCTGAAAGATTATGTCAGAaacaattttgcattttaagatCACTCTTCAATTAAAAATTTAATGCTTAGCTAAATGTTGCTTCCTTAGAGCTAAGGAAAAATGTTACCCAAGAATAGATTTGTTCATTGTCACCTAAGATGATTATAAAGACTGTGAATATAATCTGTGTTTAAATTACTTATCACGCAGTACACTGTGAAACTTTTCCTCGTTTGACATGAAGCTGTTTTCACTAAAATAGCTGTTattagatttgaaaaaaatacaaaggtTCTGCTTATTGAGACTGGAAGGTTGACTTGCATTTAAAGCAGGATCAATTAGGATTCTGCTGGTCACACAAACCACATAGCAGACCACTGGAGGCTACCAGGTTTAAATGTGCCAAGGACATGAGCTAGTCAAAGCACTGCAGGTACTGGAATGTCCAGGACAGGTATTGCTAACAAAGAGTTACTGACCCCTTATGAGTCCCCTTTGGTTACTGCTGCTATACCTGTCAAGCTTCTGCACCTGCTATTTCAAATATGGAGTTTTCAGCTGTACAAATAACCAGTTTTCTCAAGGAAATAATCAgattcatggaaaaaaaaatatcaaaaatatcaCAGAGCATGTAAAGACTACAACAACATGATTTCACACAGCACCATTTAAAGAATAACAGTATGATTAACAGAGCTTTAGTCTACGTCAGCTGGTACTTGTGGCGGGGGCACCAACTCAGATGCTTTTACAGCTTGAAGCAGCATCAGTGAATGCATCCTCAGCTGCAGGAAGAACAACATGCAAGTTTATACCAGTAAACTATCCATAGAGGACGTAGAGTCTTAACCTGGTTTCTAACATAAACAGACAGCTGGTTAACAGTTTATCggtgttttcagtggaggcTGCTATTTAACTGCTGTTAGCTTCTTAATGGTAGTAGCTAATGTGCAAAAGAGAGCTAATGTGAAGCTGAATGATCTAGTTCATGTGTTAAATGCAGTGTATATCTAGGACATTATCATTTAccaatgaaaatacaaaagagAGCATTTATACTCATCTAAAAGCAAGCGAGCACTGACCCCCAGAGAGACTACTGagttagctagttagcagcCAGTTCGCTTAACTAACACACggtaaaaattcaaaatcgAAAGGtcaaattttaagaaaatcaaGAGACACATATTGCGGATAAGGAGGTTTATATGTACGGTGGATATCACAGATACTATCTGTGGCTAACACTGTGTTTCGTGTTGACTTGAACGTTAGCTAAAAGGCTAACCTCCCTGAAACATTTACAGTAATCACgtttcaaaaagaaaataaacataccAGATAGATCCTGTAATCCGGACATTTTACGCACACTGAAAAGTTAAAGGAGGGGAAGAAAAGTCAACTCGGAAGACTTTTTTCCAAGGATAACCCTGCTCCCACGGGACGCTGGATTACCCAGATATGTGTACTCAGAAGGAAATAGTTTTCTGGACCcggaaacaaaagaaaaaacacacagttCGTATACTCTTCTGGCTttcagaataaaggaggagatTCAAATGTCCAACCCCTTAGACCCATCAAGTAAATTGGGCATCTCAGCGATCAAAGCCACTTATTTCCTCACTGACATGGcatgtctgtaaaaaaaaaaaaaaaaaaaaaaaaggcaacgAATTACAATTTAGAAAGTTTCCCTTAATAGATATGTTATCTTAAGTATATTTATTTTAGTGTCTTTATGTTGTTTAGAGAATCACAATAATAAATTCACAttagaggtggaaagtaactcagtacatttactcaaatgactgtaattgtgttttttgggtgtaaaggtgtgactttacctgaacaacctcaTCTTTATTGTCAATAAGGAAACTTCCCATTTCATTGTACAACTACTAAGTTGCTACagaggctgggcaattaattgagaTTTAGATTGGATCCCAGTATGTCTTGCTGCAAATTTCAAATTACAGAAATTACAGTATttatatgagtttaaaagtgtGTCGAACATCAGtttcatacttttttaaattttttgcagcagagatgttatgctctacacatcatgcaaacattgcAGCATCAGTCTTTTTAGGGgatagtttacaaaaatcttacttttctcattttctaAAGGTTTTTCACATTCAAATtgagaatgacataaatatGCTCATTACCTTTAATATAACAATGCAGGTTGCAA comes from Cheilinus undulatus linkage group 16, ASM1832078v1, whole genome shotgun sequence and encodes:
- the LOC121523598 gene encoding zinc finger protein 501-like, giving the protein MSGLQDLSALPSDDRKLSVSKEDPPEHLEWSSSLDQDTKPSHLKQEQEKQVVGEDREQLQGQAEADVRFLFPPVPLKTEDDDEKPQSLQLHGLKIEQMETGADGEECEKSEGAWGSDLEKHPEIEVMIEESSEPEAEDCNNVKCCPECGKGFRYPSHLTGHMRIHTGEKPFSCPECGKSFRDNSNLTAHLRTHTGEKPFGCPECGKSYSHKSNLTDHLKTHTGEKNFGCPECGKKFQFKRTLKVHLRTHTGDKPFSCSVCGKGFTRKENMTQHMFIHTGDTPFSCSVCGKDFNFKGHLRQHERIHMVGKPFSCSECGKAFSRQKYLTHHMRVHTGEKPFSCSECTKTFRNKENLNKHKRVHTGEKPLSCSFCEQRFTWHCQLRRHKCGSDHASELLKKQTKLKGETEMGADVHDCGRSKKARNSDPEGHLQPEIEVIIEDFSGPETEGFYDDSE